A stretch of the Poseidonibacter parvus genome encodes the following:
- the ftsY gene encoding signal recognition particle-docking protein FtsY, translating to MFSFFKKKKEEPKVELEIKEEFPKEESLEKVSEIKEEIQEVQEIEKVEEIEKALDSKEETNENKGFFSRALEKTFASIKTVVPTKKEKIDFDDIEEMLIEADMEYEIIEKAMDGLPDEITRKQLRHRLVMLFEHAPDVDLNNLPKPFVRLIIGVNGAGKTTTIAKLANKAKKEGQSVILGAGDTFRAAAIEQLSTWASKLDVPIIKTKQGHDSSAVAYDTISSAIAKDIDNVIIDTAGRLQTQKNLNNELIKIVKVCSKAQENAPHQKLMILDGTQGNTAIAQARAFNEMVGIDGIIVTKLDGTAKGGALFSISNQLELPIFFVGVGEKQDDLIKFSPDEFVDSLLDEIYTEEKN from the coding sequence ATGTTTAGTTTTTTTAAAAAGAAAAAAGAAGAACCAAAAGTTGAACTTGAAATAAAAGAAGAATTCCCTAAAGAAGAAAGCTTAGAAAAAGTTTCTGAAATAAAAGAGGAAATTCAAGAGGTTCAAGAAATTGAAAAAGTTGAAGAAATTGAAAAAGCCTTAGATTCAAAAGAAGAAACTAACGAAAATAAAGGCTTCTTTTCAAGAGCCTTAGAAAAAACTTTTGCAAGTATCAAAACCGTAGTTCCAACTAAAAAAGAAAAAATCGATTTTGATGATATTGAAGAAATGCTAATTGAAGCAGATATGGAATATGAAATCATCGAAAAAGCAATGGATGGATTACCTGATGAAATTACAAGAAAACAATTAAGACACAGACTTGTAATGCTATTTGAACATGCACCTGATGTTGATTTAAATAACTTACCAAAACCTTTTGTAAGACTTATCATTGGTGTAAATGGAGCTGGTAAAACTACAACTATAGCAAAACTAGCAAATAAAGCTAAAAAAGAAGGTCAGAGTGTAATTTTAGGAGCTGGTGATACATTCAGAGCTGCAGCGATTGAGCAACTTTCAACTTGGGCTTCTAAACTTGATGTGCCAATTATCAAAACAAAACAAGGTCATGACTCTTCTGCAGTTGCATATGATACAATTTCATCAGCAATTGCAAAAGATATTGATAATGTTATAATTGATACAGCAGGAAGATTACAAACACAAAAAAACCTTAATAATGAACTTATTAAAATTGTAAAAGTTTGTTCAAAGGCACAAGAAAATGCACCACATCAAAAACTAATGATTTTAGATGGAACTCAAGGAAACACTGCAATTGCTCAAGCACGAGCCTTTAATGAAATGGTTGGTATTGATGGAATTATAGTTACGAAACTTGATGGAACTGCTAAAGGTGGAGCATTGTTTTCTATTTCAAATCAATTGGAATTACCAATATTTTTCGTAGGAGTTGGTGAAAAACAAGATGATTTAATAAAGTTTAGTCCAGATGAATTTGTTGATTCTTTACTTGACGAGATTTATACAGAAGAAAAAAACTAA
- a CDS encoding YqiA/YcfP family alpha/beta fold hydrolase — translation MIIYIHGFGSAGFGAKAQKFLEYFEDEIITPSLSTIPNLAISTLEQIIEAFLHRDEKVSLIGSSLGGFYALYLANKYNLKAVLINPSVYPWITLESYRQDENELATNYYDNSKFEFNYSHSQSLLNFEVKEIKKPKNFLTLLQMEDEVLDYTQAEEKLFETNLEIEEGGNHSFDGIERYFRKVDSFLNL, via the coding sequence ATGATTATTTATATACACGGTTTTGGAAGTGCAGGTTTTGGAGCTAAAGCTCAAAAGTTTTTAGAATATTTTGAAGATGAAATTATCACACCATCTTTATCAACTATCCCAAATTTAGCCATTTCAACTTTAGAACAGATTATTGAAGCTTTTTTGCACAGAGATGAAAAGGTATCTTTAATAGGCTCTTCTTTAGGCGGTTTTTATGCTTTATATTTAGCAAATAAATATAATTTAAAAGCAGTATTAATAAATCCTAGTGTTTATCCTTGGATTACTTTAGAAAGCTATAGACAAGATGAAAATGAATTGGCTACGAATTATTATGATAATTCAAAATTTGAGTTTAATTATTCTCATTCTCAATCTCTATTAAATTTTGAAGTAAAAGAAATAAAAAAGCCTAAAAACTTTTTAACACTTCTACAAATGGAAGATGAAGTTCTAGATTATACGCAAGCTGAAGAAAAGTTGTTTGAAACTAATTTAGAAATAGAAGAGGGCGGAAATCATTCTTTTGATGGAATTGAAAGATATTTTAGAAAAGTAGATAGCTTTTTAAATTTATAA
- a CDS encoding lipid A deacylase LpxR family protein yields MKLFLLLFSFLFTINLSAEVFSINLENDVVDGKDKHYTNGTSFMYLSNKDTNDLDKYDNKLFEYLTLIPTLTNNTKHQSLGLTYSQLAFTPDDLERRDKIVKDVPYAGVITLDFSLFKWNEKLFHNYMLTLGMVGPSTKTAQFQKAYHNITGNTKPKGWDNQLKDNFLYNFAYSFGYKNFENKFDYGKMDLTSNARIDIGNYNRAVMISSMIRYGDNYPNNFNTLGRLIGSNSDKLLNIDEKRNDNFAWSISYGLGYTYTDYFYINDYDKSYELEKIKDTFTQLISVDTFFDAFILSFNFKTSKFIFTNENSTRENWGGVSLSYIF; encoded by the coding sequence ATGAAATTATTTCTTTTACTCTTTTCTTTCTTATTTACAATAAATTTATCAGCTGAAGTTTTCTCAATAAATTTAGAAAATGATGTAGTTGATGGAAAAGATAAGCACTATACAAATGGTACTTCTTTTATGTATTTAAGTAACAAAGATACAAATGATTTAGATAAATATGATAATAAACTTTTTGAATACCTCACTTTAATACCAACTTTAACAAATAATACAAAGCATCAATCTCTTGGTCTTACTTACTCACAACTAGCCTTTACACCAGATGACTTAGAAAGAAGAGATAAAATAGTTAAAGATGTTCCTTATGCAGGTGTTATTACTTTAGATTTTTCTCTTTTTAAATGGAATGAAAAACTATTTCATAATTATATGTTAACACTAGGAATGGTAGGTCCTAGTACAAAAACCGCTCAGTTTCAAAAGGCCTATCATAACATTACAGGAAATACAAAACCAAAAGGCTGGGACAATCAGTTAAAAGATAATTTTTTATATAACTTTGCATACTCATTTGGGTATAAAAATTTTGAAAATAAGTTTGATTATGGAAAAATGGATTTAACAAGTAATGCAAGAATAGATATAGGTAACTATAATCGTGCTGTAATGATTAGTTCAATGATAAGATATGGAGATAATTATCCAAATAACTTTAATACTTTAGGTAGATTAATAGGTTCAAATAGTGATAAACTTTTAAATATAGATGAGAAAAGAAATGATAATTTTGCTTGGTCTATATCTTATGGATTAGGATATACCTACACTGATTATTTCTATATAAATGACTATGATAAATCTTATGAATTAGAAAAAATAAAAGATACTTTTACTCAATTGATTTCTGTAGACACATTTTTTGATGCATTTATCTTATCTTTTAATTTTAAAACTTCAAAATTTATTTTTACAAATGAAAATAGTACAAGAGAAAACTGGGGAGGAGTAAGTTTAAGTTATATTTTCTAA
- a CDS encoding ribonuclease HI, which translates to MKNIKLFVDGSCNPQEKIGFGAYVLIDDENYDLEYLKSKVILQRFENTSSTKLEIQTFLWALEDIDKKESFIKIYTDCQNIIGLPKRKEKLKSLNYHSSSGKILNNSQLYKKFFELTQKYNCEFIKVEGHKKNSLKNDIDNIFNIVDKASRSALRGDKSI; encoded by the coding sequence ATGAAAAATATTAAGTTATTTGTAGATGGAAGCTGTAATCCACAAGAAAAGATAGGATTTGGTGCCTATGTTTTAATAGATGATGAAAACTATGATTTAGAGTATTTAAAATCAAAAGTAATTCTTCAAAGATTTGAAAATACATCATCAACAAAATTAGAAATTCAAACTTTTCTTTGGGCTTTAGAAGATATTGATAAAAAAGAAAGTTTTATTAAAATCTATACTGATTGCCAAAATATTATAGGACTTCCTAAAAGGAAAGAGAAGCTGAAAAGTTTAAATTATCATTCTAGTTCAGGAAAAATTTTAAATAATAGCCAGCTTTATAAAAAGTTTTTTGAACTTACCCAAAAATATAATTGTGAGTTTATAAAAGTAGAAGGTCACAAAAAAAATAGTTTAAAAAATGATATTGATAATATTTTTAATATTGTTGATAAAGCTTCACGTTCTGCTTTAAGAGGAGATAAGAGTATATAG
- a CDS encoding DUF4395 domain-containing protein, whose amino-acid sequence MGKYISFGETVDEYDFKVINENDARASAGIMFLLGILSLFSVFLINSLFWAELFSITFIIEFVIRVFINPKYAPYMILASLIVSNQKENWVEAKPKKFAWILGVLLGFIMAFFIVFDFMSPIRLLICVLCLVLLFLESAFGICLGCLLYKKININVNKCAGDVCEIDDRKKKKDYKSKIILLFCFTILFSSIYFYLNNYKYKVSKEIMLDIKIKDDCQAPQWAIDMGHEQMWKSHNCK is encoded by the coding sequence ATGGGTAAATACATTAGTTTTGGTGAAACTGTAGATGAATATGACTTTAAAGTTATAAATGAAAATGATGCACGAGCGAGTGCTGGAATTATGTTCTTATTAGGAATTCTTAGTCTTTTTTCAGTTTTTTTAATAAATAGTTTATTTTGGGCGGAACTTTTCTCAATTACATTTATTATTGAGTTTGTTATTAGAGTATTTATAAATCCAAAATACGCTCCTTATATGATATTAGCTTCTTTAATTGTTTCAAATCAAAAAGAAAACTGGGTTGAAGCTAAACCTAAAAAATTTGCATGGATTCTTGGAGTACTTCTTGGTTTTATAATGGCTTTTTTTATTGTTTTTGATTTTATGTCTCCTATAAGATTACTTATATGTGTTCTTTGTTTAGTACTACTTTTTTTAGAGTCTGCTTTTGGAATATGTCTTGGGTGCTTGCTTTATAAAAAAATAAATATAAATGTAAACAAATGTGCAGGAGATGTTTGTGAAATTGATGATAGAAAAAAGAAAAAAGATTATAAAAGCAAAATAATTCTTTTATTTTGTTTTACAATCTTATTTTCATCAATTTATTTTTACTTAAATAATTATAAATATAAAGTATCAAAAGAGATTATGTTAGATATTAAAATCAAAGATGATTGTCAAGCTCCACAATGGGCAATAGATATGGGACATGAACAAATGTGGAAAAGTCATAATTGTAAATGA
- the radA gene encoding DNA repair protein RadA has product MAKKKTSLFECQSCGEQSTKWLGKCPSCGSWDSFIELNHDQQEVLKQTSKVINTQTKATPITQIKQDDVIRFSSNNDEFDLVLGGGIVPGSLTLIGGSPGVGKSTLLLKVAGSIASSGKKVLYVSGEESAGQIKLRANRLDANHDNVYLLSEIKLEEIQDELLRVDYEVVIIDSIQTIYSSNLTSAPGSVSQVREITFELMRKAKESNIAMFIIGHITKDGSIAGPRVLEHMVDTVLYFEGESSKELRMLRGFKNRFGSTSEIGIFEMTAEGLISAKDIASKFFDKSKAQSGSALTISMEGSRALILEVQALVTESTYPNPKRSATGFDANRLNMLLALLEKKIDLPLNNYDVFINISGGIKIKESSADLAVVAAIISSFRDRPISKESVFIGEVSLTGEIKDVYSIDMRLKEAQAQGIKKAVIAQKTKLKLSLKEFPVDEVSKMIELF; this is encoded by the coding sequence ATGGCTAAGAAAAAAACATCACTATTTGAATGTCAATCATGTGGAGAACAGTCTACAAAATGGCTTGGAAAATGTCCAAGTTGTGGTTCTTGGGATTCATTTATTGAGTTAAACCATGACCAACAAGAAGTACTTAAACAAACTTCAAAAGTAATAAACACACAAACAAAAGCAACACCTATAACACAAATCAAACAAGATGATGTAATAAGATTTTCATCAAATAATGATGAATTTGACTTAGTATTAGGTGGAGGAATAGTTCCTGGAAGTCTAACTTTAATTGGAGGAAGCCCAGGAGTTGGAAAGTCAACTCTACTTTTAAAAGTTGCAGGCTCAATTGCAAGTAGTGGTAAAAAAGTATTATATGTTTCAGGGGAAGAAAGTGCTGGACAGATTAAACTTCGTGCAAATAGACTTGATGCAAACCATGATAATGTATATTTATTAAGTGAAATAAAATTAGAAGAAATTCAAGATGAACTATTAAGAGTTGATTATGAAGTTGTGATTATTGATTCTATTCAAACAATTTACTCTTCAAATCTTACAAGTGCACCAGGAAGTGTTTCTCAAGTTAGAGAGATTACTTTTGAGCTTATGAGAAAAGCAAAAGAATCAAATATTGCAATGTTTATAATAGGACATATCACAAAAGATGGAAGTATAGCAGGTCCAAGAGTTTTAGAGCATATGGTTGATACTGTTTTATATTTTGAAGGTGAATCAAGTAAAGAATTAAGAATGCTTCGAGGTTTCAAAAATAGATTTGGTTCAACATCAGAAATTGGAATTTTTGAAATGACAGCTGAGGGTTTAATATCTGCTAAAGATATTGCTTCAAAATTCTTTGATAAATCAAAAGCACAAAGTGGTTCAGCATTAACTATTTCAATGGAAGGAAGTCGTGCTTTAATACTTGAAGTTCAAGCACTTGTAACAGAAAGTACTTATCCAAATCCCAAAAGAAGCGCAACTGGTTTTGATGCAAATAGATTAAATATGCTTTTAGCACTACTTGAAAAGAAAATTGATTTACCACTTAATAACTATGATGTATTTATAAATATTTCAGGTGGAATAAAAATTAAAGAAAGTTCTGCAGATTTAGCAGTGGTTGCTGCTATTATTTCATCATTTAGAGATAGACCTATTTCTAAAGAGTCTGTATTTATTGGAGAAGTTTCATTAACAGGTGAAATTAAAGATGTTTATTCAATTGATATGAGATTAAAAGAAGCACAAGCACAAGGTATTAAAAAAGCTGTAATTGCTCAAAAAACTAAATTAAAACTAAGTCTAAAAGAGTTCCCTGTAGATGAAGTATCTAAAATGATAGAACTGTTTTAA
- a CDS encoding thioesterase family protein, producing MGLEIGTEDKIEFKVKQSDLASNLKISEHDGFPDVFATARMVALMECSAAKILIPFLQEGELSVGVGVNITHLAPTLEGDTAVSTAKFDGMEGKLYKFTIEVVDSAGKIGTGTHTRAIVSTQRLMDGAKKRVSK from the coding sequence ATGGGTTTAGAAATTGGAACAGAAGATAAAATAGAATTTAAAGTAAAACAATCAGATTTAGCAAGTAATTTAAAAATATCAGAACATGATGGTTTTCCAGATGTATTTGCAACTGCAAGAATGGTAGCACTTATGGAATGTTCAGCTGCAAAGATTTTAATTCCTTTTCTACAAGAAGGAGAATTGTCAGTTGGTGTTGGTGTAAATATTACTCATTTAGCACCAACACTTGAAGGTGATACTGCTGTTTCAACTGCAAAGTTTGATGGTATGGAGGGAAAGCTTTATAAGTTTACAATTGAAGTTGTTGATTCTGCTGGAAAAATTGGAACAGGAACACACACACGTGCAATTGTTTCAACACAAAGATTGATGGATGGTGCTAAAAAAAGAGTGTCTAAGTAA
- the ybeY gene encoding rRNA maturation RNase YbeY, whose amino-acid sequence MIDIENNTSFIAPISKIEDITKTLTNKDIELIIVHNDEIQELNNEHRNIDKATDVLSFPLEFDMPNMPLGSIVISLDYVEEKAKEYKHSKEEEFILLFIHGLLHLLGFDHEVDNGEHRLKEEELINQFNLPNSLIVRNS is encoded by the coding sequence ATGATTGATATTGAAAATAACACTTCATTTATAGCTCCTATATCAAAAATTGAAGATATTACTAAAACACTTACAAATAAAGATATTGAGCTTATAATTGTACATAATGATGAGATTCAAGAGCTAAATAATGAACATAGAAATATAGATAAAGCAACAGATGTTTTATCATTTCCTCTAGAGTTTGATATGCCAAATATGCCTTTGGGTTCAATTGTTATATCACTTGATTATGTTGAAGAAAAAGCAAAAGAGTACAAGCACTCAAAAGAAGAAGAGTTTATACTTTTATTTATTCATGGTCTTTTACATCTTCTAGGGTTTGATCATGAAGTTGATAATGGTGAGCATAGATTAAAAGAAGAAGAGTTAATCAATCAATTTAATTTACCAAATAGTTTAATAGTAAGGAATTCATAA
- a CDS encoding calcium/sodium antiporter, translating to MDILIFIVSMAALIYGADYIIEQSEKIALHYNISSFVIGATLVALGTSLPEMAVSMSATVKGSGDIAVANVIGSTIFNISLVLGVVFLIAKKVSPKRDLFAKDSAWSLFPILAFILMGIDGKINFVDGILFLALMAGYLMFLISSNSMEEIDEELAKEKFAWGKTAGLLVIGFIFVVVGADFAIDSASNIARDFGISEWVIGLFLIAFGTSLPELTISIKSAMNNNTDLAIGNIIGSNVANFTMVLGVSSLINPLNVDLSANFFDIAAAFIASLMLVFITANKLYNKSAGIALMVILALVVQNSLA from the coding sequence ATGGACATTTTAATATTTATAGTTTCAATGGCAGCACTTATTTATGGTGCTGATTACATCATTGAACAAAGTGAAAAAATAGCACTTCATTATAATATCTCAAGTTTTGTTATAGGTGCAACACTGGTAGCTCTTGGGACTTCATTACCTGAAATGGCAGTTTCAATGTCGGCTACAGTAAAAGGAAGTGGAGATATTGCAGTTGCAAATGTAATTGGAAGTACAATTTTTAATATTTCACTAGTTTTAGGAGTTGTATTTTTAATTGCAAAAAAAGTTAGTCCTAAAAGAGATTTATTTGCAAAAGATTCAGCATGGTCTCTTTTCCCAATTTTAGCATTTATTTTAATGGGTATAGATGGAAAAATAAACTTTGTTGATGGTATTTTATTTTTAGCTTTAATGGCTGGATATTTAATGTTCTTAATTTCAAGCAATTCAATGGAAGAAATTGATGAAGAATTAGCAAAAGAAAAATTTGCTTGGGGAAAAACTGCAGGATTATTAGTAATTGGATTTATATTTGTAGTAGTTGGTGCTGATTTTGCAATTGATTCAGCTTCTAATATTGCAAGAGATTTTGGTATTTCTGAGTGGGTTATTGGATTATTCTTAATTGCTTTTGGAACATCTTTACCTGAACTTACAATTTCTATTAAATCAGCAATGAATAATAACACTGATTTAGCAATTGGTAATATTATTGGATCAAACGTTGCAAACTTTACAATGGTTTTAGGAGTATCATCTTTAATAAATCCACTTAACGTAGATCTAAGTGCTAATTTCTTTGATATTGCAGCTGCATTTATAGCATCACTTATGTTAGTATTTATAACTGCTAATAAACTTTATAATAAATCTGCAGGAATTGCATTAATGGTGATTTTAGCTCTTGTAGTACAAAATAGTCTAGCTTAA
- a CDS encoding Fur family transcriptional regulator: protein MTNYTVLLKEYNLKVTPQRVAIVEELYMNGHMNIDELYQKLLAKFPSISLATIYKNVNAMIEKVFLSEVKLPNTKSVFELVKNEHAHLVCSLCGNIEDITLNVQSVLDEVATISKFEIDSTNLVLSGLCPNCKH, encoded by the coding sequence ATGACAAACTATACAGTTTTATTAAAAGAATATAATCTAAAAGTTACACCTCAAAGAGTTGCTATTGTAGAAGAGCTTTATATGAATGGACATATGAATATTGATGAACTTTACCAAAAATTACTTGCAAAGTTCCCTTCAATTTCTCTTGCTACTATATACAAGAATGTTAATGCAATGATTGAAAAGGTTTTTCTTTCAGAAGTAAAACTTCCAAATACTAAGTCAGTTTTTGAATTAGTTAAAAATGAACATGCTCATTTAGTATGTTCATTATGCGGAAATATTGAAGATATTACATTAAATGTACAAAGTGTACTAGATGAAGTAGCTACAATTAGCAAGTTCGAGATTGACTCTACAAATTTAGTTTTAAGTGGACTTTGTCCTAACTGTAAACACTAA
- a CDS encoding ferritin family protein — translation MKQYQTYKCNTCGCEVEVQEANEQAKLSCCGTEMEMITENLTAVNLMKAFAGESQARNKYEFFGEIAFEEGLHRIARFFKEAAENEKYHAIAELKAYNKLVNNVELDSTANNIQYAADGEKYEHEEMYPNFEAIAKEEGLKEIARMFKGIGKVEVEHEREYLELKEELIKEGFLESDDKDEEWVCEVCGHVHRGKKPPKACPLCAVEKEYFKKRNKDVTVG, via the coding sequence ATGAAACAATATCAAACATATAAATGTAACACATGTGGATGTGAAGTAGAAGTGCAAGAAGCAAATGAACAAGCAAAATTATCTTGCTGTGGAACTGAAATGGAAATGATTACAGAAAACTTAACTGCAGTTAATTTAATGAAAGCCTTTGCAGGTGAATCTCAAGCTAGAAATAAATATGAGTTCTTTGGCGAAATTGCATTTGAAGAAGGTTTACATAGAATTGCTAGATTCTTTAAAGAAGCAGCTGAGAATGAAAAGTACCATGCTATTGCAGAATTAAAAGCTTATAATAAACTAGTTAATAATGTTGAATTAGATTCAACTGCAAATAATATTCAATATGCAGCAGACGGTGAAAAATACGAGCATGAAGAAATGTATCCAAACTTTGAAGCAATTGCAAAAGAAGAAGGTTTAAAAGAAATTGCTAGAATGTTTAAAGGTATTGGAAAAGTTGAAGTTGAGCATGAAAGAGAATACTTAGAATTAAAAGAAGAATTAATAAAAGAAGGCTTCTTAGAATCTGATGATAAAGATGAAGAATGGGTTTGTGAAGTATGTGGTCACGTTCACAGAGGGAAAAAACCACCTAAAGCTTGTCCTTTATGTGCAGTTGAAAAAGAATATTTCAAAAAGAGAAATAAAGACGTAACAGTAGGATAA
- a CDS encoding ferritin family protein has protein sequence MKQYETYRCNKCGNEVEVQNVGGGKLTCCGDEMEMITENLTAVNLMKAFAGESMARNKYEYFAKIAQKEGYRDIAEHFQRAANNEKMHAKLELKMYNEMTIGKEFGDTVENLKYAIEGESYENVTMYPDFAAIAKEEGHKEVARILAGIGKIEIEHENMYRMLLKRLETGAEHESEEEEEWICEVCGHVHRGKKALKMCPVCKHPQEYQSRLNSKK, from the coding sequence ATGAAACAGTACGAAACATATAGATGTAACAAATGTGGTAATGAAGTAGAAGTTCAAAACGTTGGTGGAGGGAAACTTACATGCTGTGGCGATGAAATGGAAATGATTACAGAAAATTTAACTGCGGTTAATTTAATGAAAGCATTTGCTGGTGAATCAATGGCTAGAAACAAGTATGAATATTTTGCAAAAATTGCACAAAAAGAAGGTTACAGAGATATTGCTGAACATTTCCAAAGAGCTGCTAATAATGAAAAAATGCATGCAAAACTTGAGCTTAAAATGTACAATGAAATGACAATAGGCAAAGAGTTTGGAGATACTGTTGAAAACCTTAAATATGCAATTGAGGGTGAATCTTATGAAAATGTAACAATGTACCCTGATTTTGCAGCTATTGCAAAAGAAGAAGGACATAAAGAAGTTGCAAGAATTCTTGCAGGAATTGGTAAAATTGAAATTGAGCATGAAAATATGTATAGAATGCTACTTAAAAGACTTGAAACTGGTGCAGAGCATGAAAGTGAAGAGGAAGAAGAGTGGATTTGTGAAGTATGTGGACATGTTCATAGAGGTAAAAAAGCACTAAAAATGTGTCCTGTATGTAAGCATCCTCAAGAGTATCAATCAAGATTAAATTCTAAAAAGTAA
- a CDS encoding endonuclease/exonuclease/phosphatase family protein gives MIKILLLSIFALCIYAKDFTIASYNAENLFDLKKQNSEYKEFIPNTSSNWNQRNFNIKINNAVKVIKEIDADIIGLQEVENRSIIQLLLKKLPQYKYSSFAKYPRSSVGIGFLSKIQIKDNRRIDVKFTNKIFRPILETTFVLDNNEFKVFNNHWPSKRVAESYRVKFAKKLKDRLYKLPRDYDYILLGDFNSNYDEMRSFKHNSKLNNTQGITGINQVLNTTIKNRYVTYDDVLKIKRDVHFNLWLDLPSNQRFSNKYRTRSNTPDNIIVSPALLDTKNISYIHNSFKVFKPDYLYRNHKVLRWQMKGSKYNKVHVGAGYSDHLPIYAKFSTSEEKTNPIKEIKKSRKKELNDISDLYERMELSEPAIIKRAIVIYKTKNGAIIKQRNKRAIYIYNHARDLKLGHSYTLQINEIIDYNGLKEVESFSILDEKGKYSRYKDLLLDASKKDILKTKYQNEVAFNLSGKVKNRKLYIKNSKGKTIKLYAKNKKDLPKNGSFISFKNAHIGTYRGNPQILIHSKSDYKVSN, from the coding sequence TTGATTAAAATACTTCTACTATCAATTTTTGCACTATGTATTTATGCAAAAGATTTTACGATAGCTTCATATAATGCTGAAAACTTATTTGACTTAAAAAAACAAAATAGTGAATACAAAGAGTTTATTCCAAATACTTCTTCAAATTGGAATCAAAGAAACTTCAATATAAAAATCAATAATGCTGTAAAAGTAATAAAAGAAATAGATGCGGATATAATTGGACTTCAAGAAGTTGAGAATAGAAGTATTATTCAACTTTTATTAAAAAAACTACCACAATACAAATACTCATCATTTGCAAAATACCCAAGATCTTCAGTTGGTATTGGATTTTTATCCAAAATACAAATTAAAGATAACAGACGTATAGATGTAAAGTTTACAAATAAAATATTTAGACCTATTTTAGAGACAACTTTTGTTTTAGATAATAATGAATTTAAAGTTTTTAACAATCATTGGCCTTCAAAAAGAGTTGCTGAAAGCTATAGAGTTAAATTTGCAAAAAAATTAAAAGATAGATTATATAAACTTCCAAGAGATTATGACTATATTCTTCTAGGAGATTTTAATTCAAACTATGATGAAATGAGATCTTTTAAACATAATAGTAAACTAAATAATACACAAGGTATTACAGGAATTAATCAGGTTTTAAATACAACTATCAAAAATAGATATGTAACGTATGATGATGTTTTAAAAATAAAAAGAGATGTACATTTTAATCTTTGGTTAGATTTACCATCAAATCAAAGGTTTTCAAATAAATATAGAACAAGAAGTAATACTCCAGATAACATTATTGTATCACCTGCTCTACTTGATACAAAAAATATTTCATATATTCATAATTCATTTAAAGTTTTTAAACCAGATTATCTATATAGAAATCACAAAGTTTTAAGATGGCAAATGAAAGGTTCAAAATATAATAAAGTTCATGTAGGAGCTGGATATTCAGATCATCTACCAATTTATGCAAAATTTTCTACATCTGAAGAGAAAACTAATCCAATAAAAGAGATTAAAAAAAGTAGAAAAAAAGAATTAAATGATATTTCAGATTTATATGAAAGAATGGAATTATCAGAACCAGCAATAATTAAAAGAGCAATTGTAATTTACAAAACAAAAAATGGCGCAATAATCAAACAAAGAAATAAACGAGCAATTTATATTTATAATCATGCAAGAGATTTAAAACTTGGCCATTCTTATACTTTACAAATAAACGAGATTATTGATTATAATGGATTAAAAGAAGTAGAGTCTTTTTCAATTTTAGATGAAAAAGGAAAATATTCTAGATATAAAGATTTACTTTTAGATGCTAGTAAAAAAGATATTTTAAAAACTAAATATCAAAATGAAGTGGCTTTTAACTTAAGTGGAAAAGTAAAAAATAGAAAACTATATATTAAAAATTCAAAAGGAAAAACTATAAAATTATATGCAAAAAACAAAAAAGATTTACCTAAGAATGGTTCATTTATAAGTTTTAAAAATGCACATATAGGAACATACAGAGGTAATCCTCAAATTTTAATACACAGTAAATCTGATTATAAAGTTAGCAATTAA